A genomic window from Silene latifolia isolate original U9 population chromosome Y, ASM4854445v1, whole genome shotgun sequence includes:
- the LOC141632893 gene encoding uncharacterized protein LOC141632893 codes for MLCRPLMHPLLLWWWLGGPSDEDIQKTKSVNSIVGVQPYDLDSLQPDEQEWVVQRRRKGKNQLEVIEEEPDALLRFSSEDVKEEIEYWTNSVYCFILGANPPVEVVDGFIRRIWAHLPIDKEDVKEVPVWVRLEQLPLKFWGKCLPRIASLLGKYIQCDAATKDKTRLGFARVMVEVPFGKAIPDKIKFLDEDGHVVVIKIVSEWKPILCIACKGVGHASANCRKTKQPQALKPKAPKEVVKQWRPKARPPVEPVVPMPATEESGLVTPIEKPNQFQVTWGKNGKYHVAQTPAKRIIRFSRQELMDKGYSSIKFGKDTFLESLNTPAPSVGIGVVSVNGSTLPPSWGNVKPLSLNSVRNNLCANWCVSTNTSYHKGGRVWVLWQPSMFSVNFLNYTAQSIHMEVKDLGTGFQFKCTMVYAFNDLNERKALWSSLCAYHKEAKGPWVICGDFNTVLVPSERLGGNSTYEEMDDFHQCVAECGVTDCSAIGSLYTWSNKQEPSSRVFSRLDRVLVNDAWLRSNDTIYAHFYTEGVFDHTPCVIQEHSNTFKPRRSLKYYNMWSKAEDFKECVKQVWDTSWNGTLMFQLVKKLKSLKWPLKKLNKENFDDVVNNTTRAKMNLEFIQLKLRNDPSNAALIVQDMEANSSVRFLESACSDFLVQKSKAIWVDKGDDNTEYFHSVIKGRQIRNKVIKIEDTQEVKCDDPQQIQKAFLSFYTNLLGTSVSGLEY; via the exons ATGTTGTGCCGTCCTCTGATGCATCCTCTGCTCCTGTGGTGGTGGTTGGGGGGTCCGTCAGATGAGGATATTCAGAAAACAAAAAGCGTGAATTCGATTGTTGGGGTTCAACCTTATGACCTGGATTCACTCCAACCTGATGAACAGGAGTGGGTGGTTCAGCGTAGGAGGAAAGGGAAGAACCAGCTCGAAGTGATTGAGGAGGAACCTGATGCTCTGTTACGGTTCTCCTCAGAGGATGTCAAGGAGGAAATTGAGTACTGGACAAATTCGGTATATTGCTTCATATTGGGTGCTAATCCGCCAGTAGAAGTAGTAGATGGTTTTATCAGGAGAATCTGGGCTCATCTTCCAATTGATAAG GAGGATGTCAAGGAGGTGCCAGTTTGGGTGAGATTAGAACAGCTTCCTCTAAAATTTTGGGGGAAGTGTCTTCCCAGAATTGCAAGTTTATTGGGGAAATATATTCAATGTGATGCGGCTACTAAAGATAAGACTAGACTTGGATTTGCCCGAGTCATGGTGGAAGTTCCTTTTGGCAAGGCAATCCCTGATAAGATTAAGTTCTTAGATGAAGATGGTCATGTGGTTGTTATTAAGATTGTTTCTGAATGGAAACCAATCCTTTGTATAGCGTGTAAAGGAGTTGGTCATGCTTCTGCAAACTGCAGGAAAACGAAACAGCCACAGGCTCTCAAACCTAAGGCTCCAAAGGAGGTAGTTAAGCAGTGGAGACCTAAAGCTCGACCACCAGTTGAGCCTGTTGTTCCGATGCCTGCCACTGAGGAGTCAGGACTAGTTACTCCTATTGAGAAGCCTAACCAGTTCCAGGTGACTTGGGGAAAGAATGGGAAGTATCATGTTGCTCAAACCCCTGCAAAGAGAATTATCAGATTCAGTAGACAGGAGTTGATGGATAAAGGGTATAGTTCTATCAAGTTTGGTAAGGACACATTCCTTGAGTCCCTTAACACTCCTGCTCCTtctgttggaattggtgtggtttcTGTAAATGGTAGTACATTACCTCCCTCTTGGGGTAAT gtgaAGCCTTTGTCTCTAAATAGTGTGCGTAATAATCTTTGTGCTAATTGGTGTGTCTCTACTAATACTTCTTATCACAAAGGGGGTCGTGTTTGGGTTCTGTGGCAGCCTTCTATGTTTTCTGTTAATTTCTTAAACTATACTGCACAATCTATTCACATGGAGGTTAAGGATTTAGGCACTGGTTTTCAGTTTAAGTGTACTATGGTGTATGCCTTTAATGATTTGAATGAAAGGAAAGCTTTGTGGTCTAGCCTGTGTGCTTATCATAAAGAAGCTAAGGGACCTTGGGTTATATGTGGTGATTTCAATACTGTCTTGGTTCCTTCTGAAAGGTTAGGAGGTAATTCAACTTATGAGGAAATGGATGATTTTCATCAGTGTGTTGCTGAGTGTGGGGTTACTGATTGTTCTGCCATAGGTTCTCTGTATACATGGTCTAATAAACAAGAGCCTTCCTCTAGAGTTTTTAGTAGATTGGATAGAGTTTTGGTGAATGATGCTTGGCTTAGGAGTAATGATACTATCTATGCTCATTTCTATACTGAAGGTGTTTTTGATCACACTCCCTGTGTGATCCAAGAACATAGTAACACTTTTAAACCAAGGAGAAGCCTTAAGTATTATAACATGTGGAGTAAAGCTGAGGATTTTAAGGAGTGTGTGAAGCAAGTGTGGGATACTAGTTGGAATGGTACCTTGATGTTTCAGCTGGTTAAGAAATTGAAATCCTTAAAATGGCCTCTGAAGAAGCTTAATAAGGAAAATTTTGATGATGTTGTTAACAATACTACTAGGGCTAAAATGaatcttgagtttattcaattaAAGCTCAGGAATGATCCTTCTAATGCTGCACTTATTGTTCAAGACATGGAGGCTAACAGTAGTGTACGGTTCCTGGAGTCTGCCTGTTCTGATTTCCTGGTGCAAAAATCAAAGGCTATATGGGTTGATAAAGGTGATGACAATACAGAATACTTTCATAGTGTTATTAAGGGGAGGCAGATCAGAAATAAGGTTATCAAAATTGAGGATACTCAGGAGGTAAAGTGTGATGATCCTCAGCAAATTCAGAAAGcctttttgagtttttatactaACTTGCTGGGTACCTCTGTTTCTGGTCTTGAATATTAG